A single window of Ananas comosus cultivar F153 linkage group 17, ASM154086v1, whole genome shotgun sequence DNA harbors:
- the LOC109723461 gene encoding uncharacterized protein LOC109723461 isoform X1 produces the protein MVRIGQLSTLNSRQPDSLHLSYLRRFIQTPLDPPNFTLSLRLALSNPKAMLRSYYHGYSHNNPLPLKKSLSSRIERRKLRLKEPVVFPSRKVLRQITLFHQNLGSRLIAAPNHSTIQDLLRFRQKLRSFANDGHSGSDGAPCGQTSLEKKHIEDRVNLQAFWQSQVIRYESDSSHYFERPKVSRRKLCVLPHCDDKLSVRLQLKEPEGLK, from the exons ATGGTCCGAATCGGGCAACTTTCGACTCTGAACTCCCGACAGCCCGATTCGCTACACCTTAGTTATCTCCGCCGCTTCATCCAAACACCTCTGGATCCTCCCAACTTCACCCTATCGCTTCGCCTCGCTCTTTCTAACCCTAAAGCAATGCTCCGCTCCTACTATCATGGTTACAGCCATAACAATCCCCTCCCCTTGAAAAaatccttgtcctcaaggatcGAACGCCGAAAATTGCGACTTAAGGAACCAGTAGTCTTCCCAAGTCGTAAAGTCCTCCGGCAAATTACTCTATTTCACCAGAACTTGGGTAGCCGCCTGATTGCCGCGCCAAATCATTCTACGATCCAAGATCTGCTCCGGTTTCGCCAAAAATTGCGCTCCTTCGCCAACGATGGGCACAGTGGGAGTGATGGAGCTCCCTGTGGACAGACTTCTCTTGAAAAGAAACACATAGAAGACCGGGTGAACCTTCAAGCCTTTTGGCAGTCGCAAGTGATACGTTACGAGTCCGATTCATCCCACTATTTTGAAAGGCCCAAAGTATCGCGCCGAAAGCTTTGTGTTCTTCCTCATTGCGACGATAAGCTATCAGTAAGGCTGCAACTTAAG GAACCAGAAGGGTTGAAGTAA
- the LOC109722892 gene encoding prolyl 4-hydroxylase 1 has protein sequence FPISHTFISSSGSLFQLAFIRRLEESSGLSHWENDKEAAELRLGFVKPEVLSWSPRIILFHNFLSSEECDYLKAFARPRLQISTVVDAKTGKGIKSQVRTSSGMFLSIEEQKFPIIKAIEKRISVFSQIPAENGELIQVLRYEPNQYYRPHHDYFSDTFNLKRGGQRVATMLIYLSDNVEGGETHFPMAGDGECSCGGKMVKGLCVKPAKGDAVLFWSMGLNGESDPKSIHGGCAVLKGEKWSATKWMRQKTTY, from the exons TTCCCCATTAGCCATACCTTTATTTCATCATCAG GCTCTTTATTCCAGTTAGCATTTATCCGACGATTGGAGGAGTCATCCG GCTTATCTCATTGGGAGAATGATAAAGAGGCAGCTGAGCTCCGCCTTGGGTTT GTCAAGCCTGAAGTTCTCAGCTGGTCTCCCCGAATAATTCTTTTCCATAATTTCCTAAGTTCAGAG GAGTGCGATTATCTCAAAGCATTTGCTAGACCCCGTCTCCAGATTTCCACCGTGGTAGATGCCAAAACGGGAAAG GGTATTAAAAGCCAAGTTCGAACAAGTTCTGGCATGTTTCTGAGTATTGAAGAGCAGAAATTTCCAATAATAAAG GCCATCGAAAAAAGAATATCTGTCTTTTCTCAAATACCAGCTGAAAATGGAGAGCTCATTCAAGTTTTGCG GTATGAACCAAACCAGTATTACAGACCACATCATGATTACTTTTCTGACACT TTTAACTTGAAGCGCGGAGGGCAACGTGTAGCAACAATGCTCATCTATTTGAGTGACAATGTTGAAGGGGGTGAAACACACTTTCCTATG GCTGGTGATGGTGAATGCAGTTGTGGAGGGAAGATGGTAAAAGGGCTATGCGTTAAGCCAGCTAAAGGAGATGCAGTGCTCTTTTGGAGCATG GGATTGAATGGTGAATCTGATCCAAAAAGTATTCATGGTGGATGTGCTGTTTTGAAAGGAGAGAAATGGTCGGCCACAAAATGGATGAGGCAGAAAACTACCTATTGA
- the LOC109723461 gene encoding uncharacterized protein LOC109723461 isoform X2, with product MVRIGQLSTLNSRQPDSLHLSYLRRFIQTPLDPPNFTLSLRLALSNPKAMLRSYYHGYSHNNPLPLKKSLSSRIERRKLRLKEPVVFPSRKVLRQITLFHQNLGSRLIAAPNHSTIQDLLRFRQKLRSFANDGHSGSDGAPCGQTSLEKKHIEDRVNLQAFWQSQVIRYESDSSHYFERPKVSRRKLCVLPHCDDKLSVRLQLKVATKG from the exons ATGGTCCGAATCGGGCAACTTTCGACTCTGAACTCCCGACAGCCCGATTCGCTACACCTTAGTTATCTCCGCCGCTTCATCCAAACACCTCTGGATCCTCCCAACTTCACCCTATCGCTTCGCCTCGCTCTTTCTAACCCTAAAGCAATGCTCCGCTCCTACTATCATGGTTACAGCCATAACAATCCCCTCCCCTTGAAAAaatccttgtcctcaaggatcGAACGCCGAAAATTGCGACTTAAGGAACCAGTAGTCTTCCCAAGTCGTAAAGTCCTCCGGCAAATTACTCTATTTCACCAGAACTTGGGTAGCCGCCTGATTGCCGCGCCAAATCATTCTACGATCCAAGATCTGCTCCGGTTTCGCCAAAAATTGCGCTCCTTCGCCAACGATGGGCACAGTGGGAGTGATGGAGCTCCCTGTGGACAGACTTCTCTTGAAAAGAAACACATAGAAGACCGGGTGAACCTTCAAGCCTTTTGGCAGTCGCAAGTGATACGTTACGAGTCCGATTCATCCCACTATTTTGAAAGGCCCAAAGTATCGCGCCGAAAGCTTTGTGTTCTTCCTCATTGCGACGATAAGCTATCAGTAAGGCTGCAACTTAAG GTTGCAACCAAGGGATAG